One genomic segment of Rhizobium viscosum includes these proteins:
- a CDS encoding formate dehydrogenase beta subunit produces the protein MTVKIYVPRDAAALSLGAEKVAMAITQEIAARGLDATVVRNGSRGMFWLEPLVEVEISGKRIGYGPVKAKDIAALFDAGLTEGGAHALCLGEVEGLPFLKNQTRLTFARCGITDPLSLSDYEAHGGLAGLRRAISMQPADVVKEVTDSGLRGRGGAGFPTGIKWKTVLDAAGLRKYIVCNADEGDSGTFADRMIMEGDPFVLIEGMAIAGLATGATKGFVYTRSEYPHAIATMTEAVEIARKAGILGASVFGSGKAFDMEIRTGAGAYVCGEETALLNSLEGKRGIVRAKPPLPAHKGLFNCPTVINNVISLASVPVIMDKGAAFYRDFGMGRSRGTIPLQIAGNVKYGGLYETAFGLSLGDIVEKIGGGTASGRPVKAVQVGGPLGAYFPRALFDTPFDYEAFAAKDGLIGHAGLVIFDDTADMLKQARFAMEFCAVESCGKCTPCRIGSTRGVETADKIAQGIEPEKNRELLADLCNTMKFGSLCALGGFTPYPVMSAMTHFPDDFAPVPLIEAAE, from the coding sequence CGATGCCGCAGCGCTCTCGCTCGGGGCCGAGAAGGTGGCAATGGCGATTACCCAGGAGATCGCCGCCCGCGGCCTCGATGCGACAGTCGTGCGCAACGGCTCGCGCGGAATGTTCTGGCTGGAGCCGCTGGTCGAGGTTGAGATTTCCGGGAAACGGATTGGCTATGGGCCAGTCAAGGCGAAGGATATCGCCGCTCTGTTCGATGCTGGATTGACGGAAGGCGGAGCGCATGCGCTCTGTCTCGGGGAGGTTGAAGGCCTCCCGTTCCTGAAGAACCAGACGCGCCTCACCTTTGCCCGCTGCGGCATTACCGATCCGCTCTCGCTCTCGGATTACGAGGCCCATGGCGGGCTTGCCGGTCTTCGCCGCGCGATTTCGATGCAGCCTGCCGATGTCGTCAAGGAAGTCACCGATTCCGGCCTTCGCGGCCGCGGCGGCGCAGGCTTTCCGACCGGCATCAAATGGAAGACGGTGCTCGATGCGGCGGGTCTGCGCAAATATATCGTCTGCAATGCAGATGAGGGCGACAGCGGTACCTTTGCCGACCGGATGATCATGGAAGGCGATCCTTTCGTGCTCATCGAAGGCATGGCGATTGCCGGGCTTGCGACTGGCGCCACAAAAGGTTTCGTCTATACGCGCTCGGAATATCCGCATGCGATCGCCACGATGACGGAGGCGGTGGAAATTGCCCGCAAGGCCGGCATTCTGGGCGCTTCGGTGTTTGGCTCCGGCAAGGCCTTCGACATGGAGATCCGCACCGGTGCGGGCGCCTATGTGTGTGGCGAGGAAACGGCACTGCTCAACAGCCTCGAAGGCAAGCGGGGCATCGTGCGCGCCAAGCCGCCGCTGCCGGCGCATAAGGGCCTGTTCAACTGTCCGACCGTCATCAACAATGTGATCTCGCTCGCGTCCGTGCCTGTGATCATGGACAAGGGGGCTGCCTTCTATCGCGATTTCGGCATGGGTCGGTCACGCGGCACCATCCCGCTGCAGATCGCCGGCAATGTGAAATATGGCGGTCTCTACGAAACCGCCTTCGGTCTTTCGCTCGGCGATATCGTTGAGAAGATCGGTGGCGGGACGGCGTCCGGCCGGCCGGTGAAGGCGGTGCAGGTGGGCGGGCCGCTCGGCGCCTATTTCCCGCGTGCACTCTTCGACACGCCGTTCGATTATGAGGCCTTTGCAGCCAAGGACGGCCTTATCGGGCATGCAGGTCTCGTTATCTTCGACGATACCGCGGATATGCTGAAACAAGCGCGTTTTGCGATGGAATTCTGCGCGGTGGAAAGCTGCGGCAAGTGCACGCCCTGCCGTATAGGCTCGACGCGCGGCGTCGAAACGGCGGACAAGATTGCCCAGGGCATAGAGCCCGAGAAGAACCGCGAACTGCTCGCCGATCTCTGCAATACGATGAAGTTCGGCTCGCTCTGCGCGCTCGGTGGGTTCACGCCCTATCCTGTCATGAGCGCCATGACGCATTTCCCGGACGATTTTGCTCCGGTCCCTCTCATTGAAGCGGCGGAATAA